DNA sequence from the Vicia villosa cultivar HV-30 ecotype Madison, WI linkage group LG3, Vvil1.0, whole genome shotgun sequence genome:
CTCACCCTACCGCATTATATCTTTGTTTCATCCAATATTTATCTATTTCTAGTTTCTATAGGGAACCAATCACCAGTAACAATAAGTTATATATAAAAAGTTTACAACACAGACGCAATCATAATAGTTATGTATTAAAATTATGAAATCATGTCTAAATATTTCTTTTGTTAGTTAGTTTGATCCTTGAGTTAGTTAATTTGTGCGCGGTTAATTTTGGTTTGCGGTTTATATTTTGCAAATCGAACCAAACTatattatgttaatatatttgatattgtatttgatacatttttagaAATGACTCCGATCCTAAACCTAAATGAGGGACTTTTTGATATTGAATATGATTAGTATATGTGCTTGaaaatgaaataatatatttttaaatcttACTCATTTCTTTTAAATcttttcatttgttttcaaatattAACCTCTTCAATTTGGATAGGTAAGGAGTTCTAATGGAGAATAATTGGATATGAAGATTTTAATGGAAGAGTTTGATGTTGTTATGATTGAGTTTTCAAGTAGTAGGCGTGCTTTCTTGTAGTTTTGGGAAAAAGTGTTGTATTTTTAAGGTTTAATATAGGATTGAAGTGTTTCTCGGTTGTCTCATGTGGGGTAACTTAGTTTTAGTTTAGGTTATTTATACTTTGTAATACACattgttattttattatttgagttcttttattattttgtgttaaaattttattataatttgtaCTTATTGACATTGTTATTCGTTATTGGTAATGTATGAATGATTAAACCCAAAGTCATGTTGTCTCCTATACGTGTATATATGATTAAATAAAAATCTACAGAAACGAAACGAACCGTACTTTTTTTCTTGTAATTCGATTGACTTTTATCGTCAAAAATACTCAAAACCAGACCGCGAATTCTTCTAATTTAACGTATACATATATTTTTCATTATATACTAGACCAAAATTCAAGTACAAATGCTCTCATAATTTTACCAAAAGATAGTGCTTTAATCGAAAGCAAAAATTAACTTTGGACCCATTAAAAACCATCATTGACATTAAAAGTAAAAGTCTAATTTGGCATAACAAATTTGACAATGGCATTTACACATGAGTTTGTATAGTTTTATTTATAGAAACTAATCTTTAGTCTCTAACATCAAGTCGGTATCAAATTATTATCAAGacgttattaaatattttatgttctaTTATAATCATGtcctccttttttatttttattttctcctCTCTTTTTCTCTAAGAATTTATATTGTTGACACTATTCATTTTAGATGGTCTATActgtaacatttttatttaaaaatatgatttttcaaaaaaatcatgtTATTATCTATTTGATAAAAGTATTATGACCttgagtaaaaaaaaaaaaactaaaagtacCAAAATGTTAACGTGtagaaatattttctaaaaatgacATTGGTCTAGTAATATTTTCAattctttaaaattttaatactctATTTTATTCAACTTAAATTATTACTTTTAGAATTATGACAGTAatattttctcttcaaaaataCCATAAAATAAATTTTGGTCTAGTAGTGTGATATCACATGTTGAAAGATATACAATATAATATGCTGCTGCATCCAAGGAGTGTTGACACTTGACACAAATGTAATTATGTCATTTGTTATTAAGtacaaaaaatattaacataagaaAACCTATTGAAAAATCAAACCAACCCAAAATATTACGTCTAGAGAGAACTTTTGAAAAGACACAGGTGCATCCAGTTATGGTGAATGACAATCACTAGTATATAACATGGCAAAATGACACACGTAATATGGAACAATAACTGATTGTGAAAAACCAAAGAACTACATCATTTCTACAAGAAATCCCATTGGTTATAAACCACTGCATTAATAAACCTAAACATCTTAATGACAACAATTTATCCTTGTTTTTCAAGTCAAGACATCAAACCAGGAAAGCAACTACTGATATCCCCGGCATTTCTCAATTCCCTTTTTCTTGATGGATTTGCTGAAGTAGAGTAGCAGCCAGCTTTAGTGTTGCTTGTAAACGTCTCTGTGGATCTGCGTCTCCGTCTTCCTGCAACCCATGATCTGCCAACTGCTGATTTCCATTAACTTCTCTTGGTAATTCTCTTTGAGCCTGTGAGAACTGTGGCGCATTTGGCATcatttgctgttgttgttgttgttgctgctgttGCTTTTGCAACTGTAGACCGTGATGACCAAACTGAGATGTCGAGAACTCAGAGTTCGCTAGGTTATTTTCTGCAGCATATGATGGTCTGGATGAGGCTTCAGACTCATTAAATCTGTTCTGTCTGGGATCACTTACTGCAGATGTGCTCATAGAGCTTCCCAAATGCCTCTGCTGCTCAAGAAGAGTTGCAGCTAGTTGTGCCAGTTGTTCTGGTTGCAGGGATCCCACAGGGGTTGAAGGATCGAAATTTCTCATTTCCTGATGCGATGAAATGCTGTTACCACCAAATGGAATACCAGAATTTCCACTGGTATGTTGAGTTGTATTTACATTCATGATGGGGTGACGCTCCTCGGCAATAGGTTCAACAGCACCGCTGAATGGATTTGAAGGTAAAGCTCTGTTAGAGTTGAAATTATGCGGATTGGGAGGAGGCCAGTTTGGTCCCGATGGCCGTGGCTGGATGGATGGATAGTCATGATTTCTTCCATCATAGGACTCAGACATGCCAGCTTCAGAATAGGCTGAATTTGATACTAATGGAGCTGCTGGAAATTTGTTTCCAAGAAATGAAAGGTTGCTTCTGATTCCAGAATTACCCAATTCTGAAATAGATGGTGGGTTTGTAGGCATGCATGCGGATGGAAAAGATGAATTTGGATACATGTTCTCATTATAAGACGAGAGGTTTTCGTTTTTCATTTCTCTTTCAATGTGCATAGAACCTTGGTTTAAACCAGGATATTCCAACCTAAGAATAACACCAGATATACTCAATTTACCAGGTACCTTTAACACTTTCTCTGAGAACTCTGATGGAGGTACGAGAAATAAGGTAGTCTTGTCATCCACTTTGGAAACAGCAGCTCGCTGCTTTTCCTCCAGATAATGCATAAACTCATTGTAGAATTCAATGTCAGCATCACTTCCTGGCACAAAGAAAACAACCCAAACACCAACTGCTTGATAGTAATGTTTCGAAAGCATGTCTAGACTAGTTCTTGCAGTGCAGTCCAAGAATTCAGGTCTGAAATAAATGTATTGATTGACATTAAAACCCAACATAAAACAATTGATGGGAAAATATAGTCAGTAAACTTGTATGGCATTGTTTTGTAGTTGCATGATTGTGATGTTAATGAATGCATTGCATAGTAGTGCCTGAGTTTTCAATCAGAATTTCTTCCTTATCACCATTTTATGGGACAGTTGATTCTTCTGGCTTCTTTGTGGCAATCACAAAATGGACTTATTTAAGAGTGTTTTCTATTGTGACTAAAGGGATTGGAGAGATTCATTAGACAATGTATGTGTCATTTTCTCTTCGTCGGTTACTGCACGAGGATTTTGTATCCCCTTGTTCTGCTCTTTGCTATCATCTAATGAATTCTTTTATCAATTGATCATATTTTAGTTTGAACATTAACAAGATACTGCATATGAATGTTTATTTTGGTAAAAGACTTGCATAAATATGAAGTATAAACAAAGAGTCTAAAGCCACATGTGCCTGGTCAAAcgaatttttcttttttctttttttttttaaatgtttattaAATAGTCCAACTTTTTGTTAGATATTTCAGTGACTAAATTAATTCATTTCTATACATTATTCCATATCTCTTGATAGAGAAATAATATAAAAACTGTCCGGGTGTCTTCACCTAACAACTTAAGTGTTGGAATAGTTCATGACACAGTATTAAAACCGTATCTTTAGACTCCTGTCTTTGCAGTCtccaataaaaatattaaatttcagCACAACACAAGGTGTTACCTAAAGGACTCTTGCACGAGAGGAGATGTTAGAGATATGATATAAAAAGCATTAGTGTGTAATCCACTAAAAGCTTAAACTTTTGGGTTTGTTAGCTCAAGACACCTCTAAAATCTTGAGTTTCTCTCCTtcaaataaaattagtaaaatttgGATTTGGCTTGGCTATTTTCTTTAGAGTAATATTGGCACATCTTCTGGGGAGTTTATTTGTAGTAAGCCTCAAACTCCCAATTGAAACCAGCCATTCTTGTAGCAATAATTTATTCTATCTGGTTTATGGTTCTGTAGGAACAATAATCACTTTAATGGCAGGTCTTTTATGCCCCATCAATTATCAGTTGTGATCTTTATTGTATTCTTAAGTAATGCATTACAGTAGTCTTGGTATATTGTTATACTGAGTTGTAAAGTATGTCTGTTCAGTTTTTCAGCTAATGCAAATCCGGTTCACATTTTTTTCTGGGATTTTCACTCAGTTCTAGATGTCTTTCagattctaacacaatacatgaaGAGCCAATAGTTTAGGCTAAACCTGCAGAACTCAATATGTAAAAACACACGCAGTCTGAGACAACAGCGCTATCAGTATGTTACCATTTGTCAATCCATGGGAAGAAAAGACTCGCCTAAAATGACCTAAGACCACATGATAAGGATAACTTAATAACCTAAGCTTAAAATATGAGGACACCTCTGTAGTTTCACCCCTTTTCATATAGCTCACTCAATACTAATAGTCAATCTTTTTGCGTCACTAAAACCCTTAACTCTTTGGTTAACTTTAATACCAATTACGGCTTATTTTACACACAATCCATCCTCTAGTAATTTAACTATCTCTTAATTCACTACCCGAAGTTACTCCCGTTTACACATTAACCCTATAAGAATTAAACTTAAGGGGGTCATGTCAAGAAAATGTTAAACTGCCGAAGTTAACTGAAGTTGAGAGGGTATTTAGTTTTGAGAAATCACTTTCTATTTTCAATAACAATTACAGAACTATTGCTTTGTGTTATCTTTATTTCCTATTTTCAACATTTTGTATGTGAAATGAtgaaaattataaaatgttaTATTTCTGCCACTTACACATATATCTTTGAAGACTTGAATAAGAGTGAAAGTGCCATATTTGTAAAAgcagaaaattaaaacaaaaaagtcTTCAAACCAAAACAAACCCTAACGTTTTCAACTTAAACTAAGGTTGAGGTGGTTAAGTGAGACAAAAAAAAATGGTTATTTCACAAAGATTATACTACATAGTGGGTGAAATCTAATATAGATTACCTACAAAGCACCTTAAAACCAATGAGGCACTGTTTCAACTAAAAAAATACCTTGCAAAGCTTATATAAGACATTCTCATCaagaaaaatgaattttaaaaggaAAATGTTATACTTACAATGCGATATCAAGGACTTTCCCTACAGGAAAGCAGCGGGCACGACAAATAGGGGTCCCACCTTTAGCAATGGTTCCTTCCCATTTCCACTCAGATGAAGATGAATTATCAGGTTCAGGTGTAAATCTTTTTTTCTCAATAAAATTTGATTGGAGAGCACCAGGACCCATTTGGAAATTATCATAAGGTTTCCAGCCATCATGTCTATCCATGCGAACCAGAGGCGAACTTGGTGGGTGATTAAATGTTTGTCCATAATTGAAGTTTCCAGCATCAAAGCTTTTGTCAAAAGCTTCGCGATGAGGAAAATCAGGTAATGGTCTAGGGAAAACATGTTTTTGTCTTTCTAGTTCAGAAAAAGCATACTCTGGAAGCTCTCTGTCAGAAGGAGAAGAACCACTCTTTAGCTTTTTAGCCACATGAAGATAAGGTGCATCTTCAGACAAGCCATGCGGATCTTCAAAAAATGGACCTCTTTGAGGATAATTCTGTGGAAAATCA
Encoded proteins:
- the LOC131661720 gene encoding flowering time control protein FPA-like, with product MSNRGGRDRDRSRRDYPSRYEDNKGNGGSGRGGSSSNSGGNPPSRHLWVGNLPHNIVEDELAHPFIRFGPLEKVAFQPGRSYAFINFEVDEDAIDAMRSLQGFPLAGNPLRIEFAKADKPSAVTRDEDYSRDERRPAIRGSPFPQREFRGRHGSPEPHYSDKSKLSDKNPEPSEVLWIGFPAQLKVDESILDRAFSPFGEIVKISTFPGRSYAFVRYRNQTSACRAIDALKGKLFGNPRVHICFAKSESGSSSSGKSSFNGPRSPSYKSSGRGGSSENFRQDWSFGGEQNISSPNMIGNWDSRDSDFNNRGSSWAGGAHAYEPRKVGEKGAPLGVSQEFYEHKNSPSRERHFLQGDFPQNYPQRGPFFEDPHGLSEDAPYLHVAKKLKSGSSPSDRELPEYAFSELERQKHVFPRPLPDFPHREAFDKSFDAGNFNYGQTFNHPPSSPLVRMDRHDGWKPYDNFQMGPGALQSNFIEKKRFTPEPDNSSSSEWKWEGTIAKGGTPICRARCFPVGKVLDIALPEFLDCTARTSLDMLSKHYYQAVGVWVVFFVPGSDADIEFYNEFMHYLEEKQRAAVSKVDDKTTLFLVPPSEFSEKVLKVPGKLSISGVILRLEYPGLNQGSMHIEREMKNENLSSYNENMYPNSSFPSACMPTNPPSISELGNSGIRSNLSFLGNKFPAAPLVSNSAYSEAGMSESYDGRNHDYPSIQPRPSGPNWPPPNPHNFNSNRALPSNPFSGAVEPIAEERHPIMNVNTTQHTSGNSGIPFGGNSISSHQEMRNFDPSTPVGSLQPEQLAQLAATLLEQQRHLGSSMSTSAVSDPRQNRFNESEASSRPSYAAENNLANSEFSTSQFGHHGLQLQKQQQQQQQQQQMMPNAPQFSQAQRELPREVNGNQQLADHGLQEDGDADPQRRLQATLKLAATLLQQIHQEKGN